Genomic DNA from bacterium:
TGCTTATGGTCCATTTATGGGAAAAATGGATAGAGAGGTTGTATATATCGGTAACAGCGAATATTATTGGCAGGATATATACTTTAGGCGAGGAGAATATAAGAAAGCTTTTCTTGCTTTCCAAACTTTTCTAAAATATGGAATGACAGAAGAAACCTTTCTTGTCCAAGAACGTTTTTCTTTACGTAACCCCGCATACACACCTTGGCAACCTAACGGAAGCGGAAGTGGACGTATTATTGATATGATGATTAACTCTTTCTATTTTGAACGGAAAGATGAAGTGGTGTTGTTAGCAGGTATTCCTTTTGTATGGTTGAGAGATAATAAAAAAACTGCTTTAAAAGGGTTATATCTCCCTAAAGGACGTGTTAACATAGAAGCGCTTATGATTAACGAAAACAGATGTCGGTTAACTCTTTCTGCTGATTCTCCTTCTGTGATGCCATCTAAAATAGTTTTCCCTGACCATTTTGTTGTAAGTTTAGAAAATAGGGCGATCAAAAAGAAAGAAGATGTTTACATAATACCTTCTGGTGTAAGAAAGGTTGAGTTTTTACTCAAAGATGCACAAAATTAAACAATGAAAAAAATATTTAAGTGAGGAAAAAATGGATTTTTATGAGATATTAAAAACAAGAAGATGTATAAGAGAATTTAAATCTAACGTAATTCCTGATGATGTTTTAATGAAAATTGTTGATATAGCAAGAAACTCTCCAAGTTGCAGTCCTCCTTATGAAGTAAGTATTATCGTTATAAAAGATGAGGTGAGAAGAAAAGATATGGTGCCTTTATGTATGAACCAAAAATTTATATCTGATGCCCCTGCTCTGCTTGTAGTTTGTGCAAAAAATGCCAAAAAAAATAGAGGTAATTATATGGCAGATTATGGGATGTTGATAGATGGTGCTATTGTGATGGACCATATTACACTTATAGCAAGAGCAGAAGGGCTTGCTACTTGCTGGATAGGGTCTTTTGATAACCATAAAATAAAGGAGTTTTTATCTATACCAGAAGATATAAACGTTGTGGCATTAACTCCTATTGGATATCCTACAAATATAGACTTGTTTTGCTTATCTAAAAATAAAAAGAAACTTGAGGAGATAGTCCATTTCGAAAAATGGTAAATCAAGTGAAAATGTATCTTTAAAAGAATAAAATGGGTGCAGGATATTTTTTTGGTATATGGCTGGTTTTTGTTTTTGTTATTATATCTGTAGAATATTATTTTCTTGTTCTTGATAAGTATCTTGAAGATGAAATGAGTAAGATTTCTTTTCTCGTTTTATCTCTTATTAGTATACTTGCATTCCTTCTTCATTGCCATAGCATCAAGTCAATGTATGTAAATT
This window encodes:
- a CDS encoding nitroreductase family protein; protein product: MDFYEILKTRRCIREFKSNVIPDDVLMKIVDIARNSPSCSPPYEVSIIVIKDEVRRKDMVPLCMNQKFISDAPALLVVCAKNAKKNRGNYMADYGMLIDGAIVMDHITLIARAEGLATCWIGSFDNHKIKEFLSIPEDINVVALTPIGYPTNIDLFCLSKNKKKLEEIVHFEKW